In the Calditrichota bacterium genome, one interval contains:
- a CDS encoding GIY-YIG nuclease family protein translates to MFYVYLIESVETGTYYIGQTNNIDERVNNYHNAGRCKYTKNRRPWKLIAYKTYTTRSEAMREERRIKNLKSRKETLKSFGLTEA, encoded by the coding sequence ATGTTCTACGTTTACCTGATTGAGTCGGTTGAGACTGGTACATATTATATTGGGCAAACCAACAATATTGATGAAAGGGTCAATAATTATCACAATGCTGGAAGATGCAAATACACTAAAAATAGACGACCATGGAAACTGATAGCCTATAAAACTTATACCACCCGCAGTGAAGCCATGAGGGAAGAAAGAAGGATCAAAAATCTAAAAAGCAGAAAAGAAACATTAAAATCTTTCGGGCTGACAGAGGCATAG